In a single window of the Cucumis melo cultivar AY chromosome 11, USDA_Cmelo_AY_1.0, whole genome shotgun sequence genome:
- the LOC103501081 gene encoding cytochrome P450 89A2-like encodes MEIKWLSILITTTIFIITIFKLIRHARSLKNLPPGPSPLPFLGNILLLRKHSSSFFSLLHTLHLQYGPIFTLHFASRPVIFIAGHSLAHQALLHHGAAFADRPPPSTTTKILYSNHITIFTAFHGPNWNLLRRNLISEILHPSRLKLHSDARRWSLLSLVSRLKLHSQGGTAAVCFVDHFWPTMMELSVFMCFGLKIEEDRIKALADVLHRVLLYSSSQNKLNQYPLKLGKFIHPNLWKELSTLRDELETAIIPLIEARFNNRQGEIEQRKNEFESESETKSEQILPYLDTLINLHLPEEDRKLEEGEIISLCAEFLNGIVHSTVVVMEWAMANIVKYPEIQEKLWREMNQVMNITSSKELITEEDLKKLPYLKAVIMETLRRHPPGHLALPHLVTEEVVLDGKFVVPEKTTVHFSAAEMARNGKVWEEPMEFRAERFLRKEEEEGEEEILTGKKEIRFMPFGGGRRICPGIGISMLHLQYFVGNLVWLLKWDAIGEVDLEEKLEVSIVMKTPLEARITAR; translated from the coding sequence ATGGAAATCAAATGGCTTTCAATTCTCATAACCACCACCATCTTCATCATCACAATCTTCAAACTCATCCGCCATGCCCGCTCCTTGAAGAACCTTCCACCAGGGCCATCACCTCTCCCATTTCTTGGCAACATCCTCTTACTCCGTAAACACTCTTCTTCATTCTTCTCTCTCCTTCACACCCTCCATCTTCAGTACGGCCCCATCTTCACCCTCCACTTCGCCTCTCGCCCTGTCATCTTCATCGCCGGCCATTCCCTCGCCCACCAAGCTCTCCTTCACCACGGCGCCGCCTTTGCCGACCGCCCCCCTCCCTCCACCACCACCAAAATTCTCTACAGCAACCATATCACCATCTTCACCGCCTTCCACGGCCCTAATTGGAACCTCCTCCGCCGTAACCTCATCTCTGAAATCCTCCACCCTTCTCGCCTGAAACTCCACTCCGACGCTCGCCGGTGGAGCCTACTCTCGCTTGTCTCCCGCTTGAAATTGCATTCCCAGGGTGGCACAGCCGCTGTTTGCTTTGTGGATCATTTTTGGCCCACGATGATGGAGTTATCGGTGTTTATGTGTTTTGGGTTGAAGATTGAAGAGGATCGAATCAAAGCCCTAGCCGATGTCCTCCATCGCGTTCTATTGTATTCGAGTAGCCAAAACAAACTGAATCAATATCCATTAAAATTGGGAAAATTCATCCATCCTAATCTATGGAAAGAACTCTCAACACTTCGAGACGAACTCGAAACTGCAATAATTCCTCTAATTGAAGCTCGATTCAACAATAGACAAGGCGAAATAGAACAAAGGAAGAACGAGTTTGAATCAGAATCAGAAACAAAATCAGAACAAATTTTGCCATATCTTGATACATTGATAAACCTACACTTACCAGAAGAGGATCGGAAGCTTGAAGAAGGTGAAATCATCAGCCTATGCGCGGAATTTCTGAATGGAATCGTCCATTCCACTGTAGTGGTGATGGAATGGGCAATGGCAAACATCGTAAAATATCCAGAAATCCAAGAGAAGCTATGGAGAGAGATGAATCAAGTAATGAATATAACATCATCGAAAGAACTCATAACAGAGGAGGATCTAAAGAAATTGCCGTACCTGAAAGCGGTGATAATGGAAACGTTGAGGCGGCATCCGCCAGGGCATTTGGCTCTACCACACTTGGTGACTGAGGAGGTGGTGTTGGACGGGAAATTTGTGGTGCCGGAAAAGACGACGGTGCATTTTTCGGCAGCGGAGATGGCGAGGAATGGGAAGGTGTGGGAGGAGCCGATGGAGTTCAGGGCGGAGAGGTTCTTGaggaaagaggaagaggaagggGAAGAGGAGATTTTAACGGGGAAGAAGGAGATTAGGTTTATGCCATTTGGAGGAGGGAGAAGAATCTGCCCTGGGATTGGGATTTCGATGCTTCATTTACAGTATTTTGTGGGGAATTTGGTATGGTTGTTGAAATGGGACGCCATTGGTGAAGTTGATCTTGAGGAAAAACTTGAAGTTTCCATTGTCATGAAGACGCCATTGGAGGCTCGCATTACAGCTCGCTAA